The window GCGCGGGCCACCGAAAAGCTGAAGGCGCTGCTCGAAGAAATCGAGCGCTGGCGCGGCCCCAGCGCGGCCACCGATTTCGACTGACGGGGAGACGCCCTTCTTCGGCCGCCATCGCCCGGCGAAGTCCGGGCAGGGGCCCTCGCCGAACGGTTACGGGTCGCGGCTGAGGCCGAGGGCGGCCAGGGCGTCGAGATAGGTCTGCCAGATCTCGTCGTGGCGCGCCCCGAGGTCGTAAAGGGTGTCCCACGAATAGATGCCGGTGTCGTGCAGGTCGTCGAAGGCGATGCGGATGGCGTAGTTGCCGACCGGCTCCAGCCGGGTGATCGCCACCAGCTTGCGGCCGGGGACGATGCGCTTGTCCTGGCCGTGGCCCTGCACCTCGGCCGACGGGCTTTCGACCCGAAGATATTCGGCCGGATAGCGGAAGCGCTGGCCGTCCTCGAAGTCGACTTCGAGCGCCCGCTCCTCCTTCTTGAGGCGGATCTCGGCCGGCCTGTGGCGCATGCCGAAGCCGCTCATGGGGCCTTGCTCCGGACGCCCACGGGATTGCCGTCGAGCGGCCGCGCCTCGTCGACCAGCATGATCGGGATGCCGTCGCGGATCGGATAGGCCAGCTGGGCCTGGTCGCTGATCAGCTCCTGGGCCTCGGCGTCATAGCGCAGCGGCCCCTTGGTCAGCGGGCAGACCAGGATTTCAAGCAGTTTGGGGTCGACGGTTCTCTGGCTCATGGAAACCTTTCCACTCCGACCGCGGGCGGATTCAATGGCGAAGCTTGGATGTCTCCTCATCGCCCGCGCGCGTCACGATTTCAAGCAGATTCAACAGGAACTCTCCGCGTTCCGCCAGGCCCCGGCATTCGAGCAGGGCCTGCTTCTCGGTCGGCTCCAGCGGGCAGACCATGGCCAGCGCGCTGACCAGGGTGTCGTCGGCGATCGCCTCCAGGGCCGGCCAGTCCGCCTCCATGCCGTTCTTGGCGAAGAAGGCGCGCACCGTGGCCAGCAGGCGCTCGCGCCCCGCCACATGGCCGGTCTCCTCGGCAAGATCGTCGGCGAACCGCCGGTAGTCGACGGCCGCCCGGCGATAGCCGCGCACCATCGCGAGCTCGCGGGTGACGACGAACCGGCTGATCCCGGAGAGCGTGATCAGGTAACGCCCGTCGTCGGTTTCGGAAAAGGACGTGATGCGCCCGGCGCAGCCGATATCGTAAATGGGGGCGTCGTCGGGCACCGGATGTTCGAAGGCGCCGCGCGGCTGGACCATGCCGATGGTGCGCAAGCCGGCCAGCGCGTCCTCGACCATGGTGAGGTAGCGCGGCTCGAAGATGTTGAGCGGCAGCTTGGCGCGCGGCAGCAACAGCGCGCCGCCCAGCGGGAAGATGGGAAGGTTTTCGGGCAGCGCCGGACCGCTGCTGTCGGGAATGCCGGCGGTCATGAGAAGAGGATCGATGACAGGCGCCGACGGCCCGTCGCCGTCAGCGGATGGGCCGGCCCCAGCGCGTCGAAAAGCTTGACCAGCTGCTTGCGCCCGGCGTCTTCGTTCCAGGCGCGGTCGCGCCGGATCAGTTCCAGCAGCTCCTCGATCGCCGCCTCCGCCTGGCCGCCGGCGTAAAGCGCCATCGCCAGGTCGAGGCGGGCCTGATGATCGTTGGGCTCGGCCTCCAGGCGCCGCTTGAAGGTGTCGACGTTCCCGGCGCCGCCGGCCTGCTCGGCCAGATCGAGCGCCGAAACCGCCGCCGCCACCTCGTTGTTCGCGGCCAGTTCGGCGGGCAGGCGGCCGACGGCCTGGCGGGCCTCCTTGAGGTCGCCGGTGGCGACCAGGCAGCGGATCATCCCGGCGACGGCCCCGGGGTGGGTCGGGTCGTGCGCCAGGACCTGGGCGAACACCTGGCTGGCGCCGGCCGGGTCGCCGGAATCCAGGGCGGCGCGGGCCATCTCCAGGGCCTCCTCGAGGGGCGGCTTGGCACCGCCGGTCAGGCGGTCGATGAAGCTTTTGATCTGGCTTTCCGGCACGGCGCCGGCGAAGCCGTCCACCGGGCGGCCCTGGCGGAAGCCGAACACCGAGGGGACCGAGCGGACGTTCATCTGCGCCGCCAGGTCCTGGTTCTCGTCGACGTTGATCTTGACCAGGCGCACCAGCCCGCCGGCCAGGCGCACCGCCTTTTCCAGGGCCGGGCCCAGGGTCTTGCAGGGGCCGCACCACGGTGCCCAGAAGTCGACGATGACAGGCGCCTCCATCGACGCCTCGATGACGTCGGCGACGAAGGTGGCGGTGCTGCCCTCCTTGACGAGATCGCCGTTGCCGCCCGTCGTGCCCGCGGCCGGCGTCGGCGCGCTGGGGTCAAGGATGAAGGCCATGGTCGTTTCTACCCCGCTTTTTTTGGAACCGGCTATTAAATGGCCGTTTCGGCGGGGTCCCGCAAGCCCCGTCGGCGCCCCCCGCGCCGCTCTTTCAGAGGTCGACGACCAAGGGCTCGTGGCCGCCGGCGCGGATGAAGGCCAAGAGGCCGTCGGCGGCGATGGACGTGGTGGCGGCATTGGTCAGCGGATGGAAATTGAGCGGCCCCGTCCCCTCCATCATCCCCCGTTCGAGGGCGACGCGTACCGCCCGCGCACCGTCGTTGATCAGCGCGAACGGCGTCACCTCGCCGGGGCCGACGCCCAGCGCCTCGCGCAGGCGTTCGGGCTTGGCGAAGGACAGCCGCCCCGAGCCGAGCCGGCCGCGCAGCGCCTTCATGTCAAGCGGCGTGTCCTCGCGGGCCACCACCAGCCACAGCAGGCCCTTGTGGTCGATCAGCAGCAGGTTCTTGCAATGGGCGCCGGCGATGTCGCCGCGCAGCCGCTTGGCTTCTTCCACCGTGAACACCGGCGGGTGGCGGTGGGTCTCGGTGGCGATGCCCAGCTCGGCCAGGCGGGCGAACAGGTCTTCGGGGCGGGCGGGCATGGCGGGACCTCCTGCGCGGGCGTGGATCGACGGGCCGCCGAGAGGGTTACCCGATTTGCCGGCGAAAGCAAAGTTGGGGCTTGCAAACGGGTCCTTTTTGCGTATGATCGCGCGCCCATGACGACCGGAGCGCGGGCGTAACTCAGCGGTAGAGTGCAACCTTGCCAAGGTTGAAGTCGGGAGTTCGAATCTCCTCGCCCGCTCCAGTCCTTCCCAACCCAATTCATCGATGACCGTCTGCGTCGGCGATGCCGTGCCTGGGCGTGGCGGGGCCTTTGCTGCGCCCCTAATCCGCTTGCCGGGACCGGCAGCCAAAGGGCAAGATGGGCATGGGGTTGCCGGGTGGGGTAAGGCATGGCCAAGGGGCGACTGTCGGGGGTCTTGCGCTCCCTGTTCGGCGGCGGCCGGACGGGGCGGGAAAGCGCCTCGCTGGAATCCGCCGTTCCCGCCTACGCGCCGGTCCGGGCCGTCGAGCAGGCCGGGGTGCTGAGCGAAGACGCGGGCCTGTTCGGCAAGGTCTATATCCTGAGCCTGGTCGAGTTCTTTGACGCCATCGGCGGGCGGGGCGGGCGTTTGGCCGACTCGCTCTTCGTCATCTGCGACACCGTCTTCGACAAACACATCGGCCCCGGCGACGGCTTCGCCAGGGTCGGCGACGACCGCTACGTCTTCCGCTTCGGCGGCCGCGACGACCGCCGGTCGCTGATGCGGGCCGCCGCCATCGTCGAGGACATCGGCAGCAAGCTGCTGGGCGAGCACTTCGTCAAGTCCGGCCGCTTCAAGGCCATGCTCGCCGCCGTCGGCATCGGCGATCTCGTCGGCGTAGACGGCGACATCGATCCGGCCCGCATCGACGCCGCGTTTGCCGCCGCCCGCGCGCTGCCGCCGCAGCCGGCGGCCCCCGAGGAACCGGCCTGGGTGCGCTTCAGCGAGGCCGGCCGGGTCGACGGCGGCCAATGGGCGGCGGTGCCGGGGGGAAGGGACCGGCCGGCCGAATGGTCGTCGCTCGCCTACACGCCGAAAAAACGGGAAGCCCGCTGGGAAGCCATCGAACCGCCGAAGAAGAAGGGCGGCGATCTGCGCTGGGAAGAGCTGCGCCGCGACCGCAGGGCGGACGAGGCTGCCCCGGCCTGGCAGCCCCTGGTGCGCGACAGGAAGGAATAGCCGAGCGTTCGGCGGGCGGAACGCCATTGCGTCCCGGCAGGCTTCGGAATAGGCTCGGGAGCCTCGCCCCCAACCCTTCGGTGCACGGGACGAAGACGTTCATGGGCATGGCTGATCGCACGTACCCCGAATGGATTGACGACAACCGCCTGGTGGCGGGGCGCACGGCGCCGGCCGATCCGTGTCAGATTTCCAGGATGGCGCTTTGCAGCGCGATGGCCAGGAAGGCGGCCAGCAGGAACAGCACAGCCAGACCCAACGCGAAAACGACGTTGCCCAGGGTATGCAGCGGGTGGCGGGTGCGCTCGACCGCCAGGCGTTCGGCGCTGCGGCGCTCGATGCCGGCCATCAGCGCCACGTACACCCGCCATCTCGCCGGGCCGATGCTGAAGCGCAGATTGACCGGCGCCCGGCCGGGCGGGACGGTGACGGCATCATGAAGGGCGTGGCGTTGTTCGGCTGTCAGGCTGCCGGCCACCCGCTCCGGCAGGCGGGAAACCAGCCAATTGTCATCGGGCTCCAGGAAACCGATACCGCCGGCGGAAGCTTGCGTTTCCATGACCGGTACTCCTCCATGCGCGGGCCCATCCTACTCCCGGGCCTGCCGTTTGTTGACTCCCATTTTCCCGTCGGAGGTGCCAACCGGGGGTCCCTCCGACCCGCCTCGCGCCGTCCCTTCGGCGCCCGTCGATCGGGCGCCGGGACCGCGCGCCGGCGGCCTTTTTCCCCCTGACACATAGAGGATGCGTCCACATGTCTCGCGGTGCCGACGAACAAAAAACGGATCTGATCAACGGACTGGTAGCCGAGGCGACGGAACGACTTGGCGCGGCGGAAGGGGCTGCCGTCGCCGGCTTCATTCGCCGCTATTACGATCGCGTGCCCCCCTCCGATATCGCCGAGCGCAGCCGGGCCAGCCTGTTCGGGGCGGCCCTGGCCCATTGGAAGTTCGGGGCGAAGCGGGCCCGCGGCCAGGCCAAGGTCCGGGTCTACAACCCGACGCTCGAGGACCACGGCTGGAAGTCCGACCACACGGTGATCGAGATCGTCAACGACGACATGCCGTTCCTGGTCGATTCGGTGACGGCGGAGTTGCGCCGGCGCGACATCGGCGTGCTGCTGATCGTCCATCCGATCCTGACGGTCAAGCGCAAGGGCGGCGCGCTGGCGGCCGTCGTCGCGCCCGGCAAGGCCGCCGCCGACGCGGCGCTGGAATCCTTCATGCATGTGGAGATCAGCCGCCAGGCTTCGGCGACGCTGAAGGACATCCAGGCCGGCCTCGAGGCGGTGCTGGCCGACGTGCGGGTCGCGGTGGCCGACTGGCACCCGATGCTGGACCGGGTGGCCGCCGCGGCCGACGAACTGGACCGCAAGCCGGGCCCGCTGGCGGCCGAGGAGGCCGCCGAGGCCCGCGACTTCCTGCGCTGGGTCCACGACCACAACTTCGCGCTGTTGGGCTATCGCGAGTTCACCGTCACCGGCGGCGGCGCCTCGACGCGCATCGCCATCGTTCCCGACTCCGGCCTCGGCATCCTGCGCGACACCGCCTTCAGGGTGTTCGACGAGTTCGCCGACCTCGACGGCCTGCGCCCCGAGATTCGCGCCTTCGTCAGCCGGCCGCAGGCCCTCATCATCAACAAGACCGACCGCGTTTCCACCGTGCACCGGCCGGTGTTCATGGATTCGATCACGGTGCGCCGCTTCGGGCCGAAGGGCCGGGTGATCGGCCAGCACCTGTTCGTCGGCCTGTTCTCGGCCGCCGCCTACAACCGCAGCCCGCGCTCGATTCCGCTGCTGCGCCACAAGCTCCAGCGGGTGATCGAACGGGCCGACCTGCCGCCGGCCAGCCATGACGGCAAGGCGCTGCTCAACATCCTGGAGACCTTCCCGCGCGACGAACTGTTCCAGGTCACCGAGGACCACCTGTTCTCCACCAGCCTCAGCGTGCTCAACCTCCAGGAGCGCCAGCGGGTGGCGCTGTTCCTGCGCCGCGACGACCTGGATCGCTTCATGTCGTGCCTGGTCTACGTGCCGCGCGACCGCTACGACACCGATCTGCGCCGGCGCATCCAGGCGATCCTGGAGGAGGCCTTCGCCGGCACCGCCGGCGACTGGTACACCCAGCTCGACGTGACGCCGCTGGCCCGCGTCCATATGTTCATCCGCACCCGGCCCGGCGCCATTCCCGACTACGACGCCGACGCCCTGGAGCGGCGCCTGGCGGCGGCCTCGCGCTCGTGGGCCGACCTGTTGCAGGAGGCGCTGATCGCCGCCCATGGCGAGGAGACGGGGCTGGCCCTTTACCGGCGCTACCAGCACGCCTTCAGCCCCGGCTATCGCGAGCGCTTCAACGCCGACTCGGCCATCGCCGACATCCGCCTGGTCGAGGCCACGCTGAAGGACGGCGACATCGGCATGAGCCTGCGCCGGCCGCTGGAAGCCGCCGAGTGCGAGATGCGCTTCAATCTTTACCATCCGGACAGCCCGATTCCGCTGTCCGACGCCCTGCCGATGCTGGAACACATGGGCCTGCGCGTGATCGACGAACTGCCCTACGCCATCCGCCCGGCCGGCACCACGGGCGTCATGATGCACGACTTCGGGCTGACCACGCGCGACGGCCGGCCGATCGACCTCGAGGCCATCCGCGAGAACTTCCAGGAGGCTTTCCTGAGGGTGTGGCGGGGCGAGGTGGAAAGCGACGGCTTCAACGGCCTGGTGGTGCGGGCCGGGCTGTCGTGGCGCGAGGTGGTCATTCTTCGCGCCTACTGCAAATACCTGCGCCAGACCGGCATCGCCTACTCGCAGGCCTACATGGAGCAGACGCTGCTCGAGAATCCGCGCCTGGCGGCGCTCGTCGTGCGCCTGTTCCTGGCCCGCTTCGACCCCAAGGGCGGGGCCGGTGCCGGCAAGCGGGAGGCGGCCATCCTGGGCGAGCTCAACGCCGGGCTGGAGACGGTGACCAACGCCGACCAGGACCGCATCCTGTGGCGCTTCGTCAACCTGGTGCAGGTGACGCTGCGCACCAACTACTTCCAGAAGGCCCCCGACGGCGGGCCCAAGCCCTACCTGTCGTTCAAGCTGGACAGCCGGGCCATCGAGGAACTGCCGCTGCCCCGGCCGCTCGTCGAGGTGTGGGTCTATTCGCCACGCACCGAGGCCATTCATCTGAGGGGCGGCAAGGTGGCGCGCGGCGGCATCCGCTGGTCGGACCGCCGCGAGGACTTCCGCACCGAGATCCTCGGCCTGATGAAGGCGCAGATGGCCAAGAACGCGGTGATCGTGCCGGTCGGCTCGAAGGGCGGCTTCGTCTTGAAGCAGCCGCCGGCGCCGGGCAACCGCGAGGCCACCCTGGCCGAGGGGATCGAGTGCTACAAGATCCTGATGCGCGGGCTCTTGGACATCACCGACAACCTCAAGGGCAGCGCCGTGGTGCCGCCCGTGGACGTGGTGCGGCTTGATCCCGACGATCCCTACCTGGTGGTGGCCGC of the Shumkonia mesophila genome contains:
- a CDS encoding Trm112 family protein — translated: MSQRTVDPKLLEILVCPLTKGPLRYDAEAQELISDQAQLAYPIRDGIPIMLVDEARPLDGNPVGVRSKAP
- a CDS encoding DUF971 domain-containing protein, whose translation is MSGFGMRHRPAEIRLKKEERALEVDFEDGQRFRYPAEYLRVESPSAEVQGHGQDKRIVPGRKLVAITRLEPVGNYAIRIAFDDLHDTGIYSWDTLYDLGARHDEIWQTYLDALAALGLSRDP
- a CDS encoding prolyl-tRNA synthetase associated domain-containing protein yields the protein MPARPEDLFARLAELGIATETHRHPPVFTVEEAKRLRGDIAGAHCKNLLLIDHKGLLWLVVAREDTPLDMKALRGRLGSGRLSFAKPERLREALGVGPGEVTPFALINDGARAVRVALERGMMEGTGPLNFHPLTNAATTSIAADGLLAFIRAGGHEPLVVDL
- a CDS encoding LON peptidase substrate-binding domain-containing protein — encoded protein: MTAGIPDSSGPALPENLPIFPLGGALLLPRAKLPLNIFEPRYLTMVEDALAGLRTIGMVQPRGAFEHPVPDDAPIYDIGCAGRITSFSETDDGRYLITLSGISRFVVTRELAMVRGYRRAAVDYRRFADDLAEETGHVAGRERLLATVRAFFAKNGMEADWPALEAIADDTLVSALAMVCPLEPTEKQALLECRGLAERGEFLLNLLEIVTRAGDEETSKLRH
- a CDS encoding NAD-glutamate dehydrogenase; the protein is MSRGADEQKTDLINGLVAEATERLGAAEGAAVAGFIRRYYDRVPPSDIAERSRASLFGAALAHWKFGAKRARGQAKVRVYNPTLEDHGWKSDHTVIEIVNDDMPFLVDSVTAELRRRDIGVLLIVHPILTVKRKGGALAAVVAPGKAAADAALESFMHVEISRQASATLKDIQAGLEAVLADVRVAVADWHPMLDRVAAAADELDRKPGPLAAEEAAEARDFLRWVHDHNFALLGYREFTVTGGGASTRIAIVPDSGLGILRDTAFRVFDEFADLDGLRPEIRAFVSRPQALIINKTDRVSTVHRPVFMDSITVRRFGPKGRVIGQHLFVGLFSAAAYNRSPRSIPLLRHKLQRVIERADLPPASHDGKALLNILETFPRDELFQVTEDHLFSTSLSVLNLQERQRVALFLRRDDLDRFMSCLVYVPRDRYDTDLRRRIQAILEEAFAGTAGDWYTQLDVTPLARVHMFIRTRPGAIPDYDADALERRLAAASRSWADLLQEALIAAHGEETGLALYRRYQHAFSPGYRERFNADSAIADIRLVEATLKDGDIGMSLRRPLEAAECEMRFNLYHPDSPIPLSDALPMLEHMGLRVIDELPYAIRPAGTTGVMMHDFGLTTRDGRPIDLEAIRENFQEAFLRVWRGEVESDGFNGLVVRAGLSWREVVILRAYCKYLRQTGIAYSQAYMEQTLLENPRLAALVVRLFLARFDPKGGAGAGKREAAILGELNAGLETVTNADQDRILWRFVNLVQVTLRTNYFQKAPDGGPKPYLSFKLDSRAIEELPLPRPLVEVWVYSPRTEAIHLRGGKVARGGIRWSDRREDFRTEILGLMKAQMAKNAVIVPVGSKGGFVLKQPPAPGNREATLAEGIECYKILMRGLLDITDNLKGSAVVPPVDVVRLDPDDPYLVVAADKGTAKFSDIANGVSADYGFWLGDAFASGGSQGYDHKNMGITARGAWEAVKRHFREIGVNTQEQDFTVVGVGDMSGDVFGNGMLLSPHIKLIGAFNHLHVLVDPNPDPAKSLAERQRLYDLPRSSWGDYDARLLSKGGAVYERSAKTVKLSKEAQARFGLPGDTVTPNQLINAMLKAEIDLLWFGGIGTYVKASTESSLDAGDRANDAVRVSAPELRCKVIGEGANLAITQRGRVEFALRGGRLNTDAIDNSAGVDTSDHEVNIKVLLGAVVDAGDMTLKQRDALLASMTGEVALLVLRDNYLQTQAISRATSQGTEYLDDQARLMRRLEREGRLDRAVEFLPDEEALKERFAAKQGLTRPETAVLMAHAKMWLYDVLLASDLPDDPRLLNDLVRYFPEPAQGPYRKAIESHRLRREIIATSITNSMVNRVGGTFMMRIMEETGMPPAEVARAYTIVRKVFLMRDLWTRIEALDNKVPAAVQIAMLHDINRLLESATLWFLHNGARPLDINTQVDAFRGGVARLMERIDQALPEAHMKGLMARAKPLIGQGVPKEVAVEVAAQVNLLSALDIVSLATARKMDVVAASRLYFSVGGRFRLGDLRRAAGGLASQTHWQKLAIRAVVDELFAHQKALAAQVLDVAAKEKDPEKAIEKWSRRNPEVFARTEQMLAELWAAEVDDLAMIQVASRQLRALAAPAGA
- a CDS encoding co-chaperone YbbN, which encodes MAFILDPSAPTPAAGTTGGNGDLVKEGSTATFVADVIEASMEAPVIVDFWAPWCGPCKTLGPALEKAVRLAGGLVRLVKINVDENQDLAAQMNVRSVPSVFGFRQGRPVDGFAGAVPESQIKSFIDRLTGGAKPPLEEALEMARAALDSGDPAGASQVFAQVLAHDPTHPGAVAGMIRCLVATGDLKEARQAVGRLPAELAANNEVAAAVSALDLAEQAGGAGNVDTFKRRLEAEPNDHQARLDLAMALYAGGQAEAAIEELLELIRRDRAWNEDAGRKQLVKLFDALGPAHPLTATGRRRLSSILFS